The DNA window GCGGCCGTTGCCGGTGGTTACTGCGCCGATGTAGTCGGCCATGCCGCTGCGGATGAACACTTCCAGGGGGTCGATGCTGGTGCCGTCGTAACTGATGATTTCCACAAAGCGGGTCGGATGGCTGTTTCTGAGTTCAAGCAGTCCGCCGAAACGTGAAACTGTGGGTACGCCGTGGCGCAGCAATACGCCGTTGAGGGTGATGGAGCAAACGGTTCCGATCCCGATCATCTCTTCGGGGATAACGGTGGTTCCGAATGTTTCGCCGGGTTCGAAAAGGGCCATCATTTTTCCCATGGCATACCCTTTGGCAAATACTCTGCCGATGAGGCGGCGGTGTTCGCGGGTGATGTCGGCCGGTCGCACCAGTGAAAGATTCAGCACTACATTGCCGGTGTATGTCGATGGATCAAAATCGGCGCGATAGGCCATGGTATCGATTTTTCCGGATAAAAAACCGATGTGTTCGAGTACCCGGGCTTCGTCGGCTTCGCGCATTCCGGCGGCGGTGATCCGGCGGCCGCGGCGACCGAGGTTTTCGGTCAGGCCGCGACGGTCGAGTTCCTGAAGGTAAAGACGGACGGTGCGATCGCTGATTTCCATCCCCCGGGCCACCAGAATATCGGTGATTCTCGCGCTGCCGAGCGGGCGTTCGCCGGCGCTGAGAACATCAAGAATAGCCAGTCGTTTGCGTTCACGTTTTTCCATAGGAGTCCTTTTGCGTTATGCGGCAAAAATGCCGAAAAAGTTTAATTAGATGAAGTCTAAATCGTAAAAATGGCGCTAATTATAAGATGCTGTGTATCTTGTCCGGTATTCATTTGCCGGGAAAGGATCATATTAACCAATGGAGAATGGATGTCATGATACACTGGCTCAAGAACAACGATGCACTGGGAACAACAAACCGGGGGGTACCGTGTGAATCGGGCCTCTGCACCCTCTGCCGGGCGGACTGTAAGGGGCGATGCGAAACCTGGAGTTCGTGTCTGGTCGGGCGCAAACTGCTTTATCCGCGGGATTATCCGTTGACGACGGCCGGATCGGCCCATGTGACTTCGGTGGGAGTCGGTTATCAGTCGCTTCGCATTCAGGGATATGCGTACGGTGCAAACGGACTTTCCGAAGGCCTGAGCCACGATCCCGACGATTGCGTGTTTCCGAATGTGAATGTCGAGACTGAGTTCGGCGGTGAAATTAAAACCCGATGTCGCGTTCCGATTATGACGGGAGCGCTGGGATCCACCTTTATTGCGGCGCATTACTGGGATTCGTTTGCGGTTGGCGCGGCCATTTGCGGTTTCCCGATTGTGGTGGGCGAAAACGTCGTGGGAGTGGACCGGGCTGCGACTCTGGAGAACGGGCGGATTACGTCGGCACCGGAGCTGGACCATCGGATCAAAATGTTCATGCGCTACTATGACGGCTTCGGTGCGATCATTGTTCAGATGAATGTGGAGGATACCCGCAACGGGGTTGCAGAATATCTGGCCGAGAAATACGGCGACAAGATTATTCTCGAATTGAAATGGGGACAGGGGGCGAAAAATATCGGTGGTGAAATCCAAGTGAAGTCGCTGGAATATGCGCAGTTCCTGAAAAACCGCGGGTATGTGGTGGATCCTGACCCGAATGACCCGACGGTGCAGGAAGCCTTCAAAAACCATGCCGTAACCGCCTTCGCCCGGCACAGCCGGCTCGGCAGCACCGATCTGGACACGCCGGCACAGGTGCAGGAAGACTTTATGAATTCGGTGGCCTATCTGCGCAAACTCGGCTTTAAGCGGATCTCGCTCAAAACCGGCGCATACGGCATGGAAGGGCTGGCCATGGCGATTCGTCTGGCGGCCGACTGTAATCTGGATCTGCTGACCATCGATGGTGCCGGCGGCGGAACCGGGATGAGTCCGTGGAATATGATGGACCATTGGGGGATTCCTTCACTGCCGCTACATGCCAAAGCCTATGAATACTGCCGTATGCTGGAGGAGCAGGGAGTGCACGTGCCGGATCTCTCCTTTGCCGGCGGTTTTGCGCGGGAAGATCATGTTTTTAAAGCACTGGCCCTCGGAGCTCCCTATGCAAAACTGGTCTGTATGGGGCGTGCACCGATGATTCCCGGTTTTCTGGGCAGCAATATTCAGGGGGTGTTCCAGCCGGAAAATCGTGAAAAACTGCATGGTCACTGGGAGGATCTGCCGGCCACCGTCAAAGCGGTTGGCACCTATCCGGAAGAGATCTTTGCCGGTTGGGAAGAGGTGAAGAAAAAGGTGGGAGCTGATGAAATGAAGCATATCCCGTTCGGAGCAGTGGCCATGTATGGTTATGCCGATAAACTGGCCTGCGGACTTCAGCAGTTTATGGCGGGATCCCGAAAATTTTCGCTTTCGGAAGTCGCCCGCGAAGATCTGATGGCCGCCAACCGGGAGACGGAGGCCGAAACCGGCATTCCTTATATGACCGATGCCCAGGCCCCGAAAGCGGAGCAGATTATTAAGGGGAATTTCTGAGGCGCTGTTGCGCTTAATCGGCGTTCAGGACTGTGGGGTTTATGCCTTGCAGTCCTTTTTTTATCCGGAATCTGTCGATTGTTCTTATGTTTTTTTGTTGATAAGCTGGCCGTCTTTAAGCATATACGACCGCTTTTCGGCAGGGGAAAATAAATGCGTATTGTGATTATCGGAGCAGGAAACGCAGGGCGTCAGCTGGCAAAACGGTTGTGCGACGAGAAGCATAGTGTCGTTATGATTGATCAGGATGCACGTGCGCTGGCCTCGGCCGAGGCGGGGCTGGATATCCTCACAGTCTGCGGGCCGGGCTCCAACCCGCGGGTGCTGGAAGAGGCGCAGGTGGGGAAATCGGATCTGCTGATTGCCGTGACGGATAACGACGAAATCAATATTCTCTCCTGCCTGTTCGGCCATGCCGCCGGGGTGCAGGGAAAAATTGCGCGGGTCACGAATCCCGATTTTCTCGATACCTCCTCCGGATATGACCTCAAAAAAATGGGCATCGACCTGGTGATCAACCAGAAACAGGAATGTGCGCGGGAAGTGTTCAATATGCTGCAGATGCCCGGCGCCCTCGAAGCCTTTGATCTGTTTGCCGGGAAAGTGATGGTCGCCGGTTTTGCCATTAATGCCATGAGCCCGCTGCTCGACCGTACGCCCGCTGAATGCGATCGGCTGGATCTGATCCAAAGCGTGCGCGTGATTGCGATTCGCCGCAATAATCAACTGGTGGTGCCGCATGGAAATACGGTTTTCATGCAGAATGACGTGGTCTATCTGGTGGGAAAACGTGCGGATATTGCCAATTTCTTCCAATGGGTGCAGCCCGATATCGAGCCCTTCGAAAAGGTCATTATCGCCGGTGGCGGAGATCTGGGCCTCATGCTTGCAAAATGTATTGAAAACGAGGTCGATACCGTGTTGCTGGAGCAGGATGAAGAGCGCGCCCGGTTCTGTTCAACGGAGTTGAATAAAACGCTGATTCTACGCGCTGATGCTTTGACTGAAAGTGCACTGGAAGAATCGGGGCTTCATGATAAAACCGCTTTTGTGGCGCTGACCGGTGACGACGAGGGCAACATCATGAACTGCCTCATGGCGCAGAAGCAGGGGGCTTCTTTTACCGCCACACAGATTACCCGCACCGATTTTATTCCGGTGGTGGAATCGCTCTATCTGGTGAACCGGGTGGTCAGTCCCTACATTTCCACGGCCAATGCGATCCTGCATTGGCTGCGCTCCAAAAAGGTCCGCGCCGCCTCGCTGTTGCACAATCTGCCCGGCGAATTGCTTGATGTGGTTGTTGCGGCAAACCATAAAGTCGACGGTATGCAGATCAAGGATATCAAAATTCCGTCGACGGCCATTATCGCCACCGTAATGCGCGAAGGCGAAGTGGTTACTGCAACCGGCGATCTGCAGTTGCAGGCGGAAGACCGGGTGCTGATTTTCTGCCATCCCGATGCCGTGAAGAAGATTCAGTCGATTTTCCTTTAAGCTATGAATAAGCGCGCAGTATTTCATCTGGTTTCGTACATGACGCTGGTCATCGGTGTGGCGATGATCCTGTGTGCAGGAATTTCGTTGGCCTATCAGGAACCGCTGGACGTCCAGCTTGACCTGATCTATTCCGGTGTCATCGCCATTGTCTGTGCCTCTGTTGTGGGATTTTTCACCCGCGGCGAAATCAATTTATCGCGGCGCGACGGCTTCGGCATTGTGACCTTCGGCTGGATTTCCGCCACGATTTTCGGATCGCTGCCCTACATCTTTTCCGATGTGATTCATCATCCGGTTGCGGCCATGTTTGAAACGATGTCCGGCTTCACCACCACCGGAGCCTCGGTGCTGAGCAATCTGGAGGAGATTCCGCGCGGCATCCATTTCTGGCGTGCGCTGACGCACTGGTTCGGCGGCATGGGGGTACTGGTGCTCTGCGTGGCGATTCTGCCGTTCCTCGGTGTCGGCGGCATGCAGATCTACCGTGCCGAAATGCCGGGCCCCTCGAAAGACCGCCTCACGCCGCGCATCGCCACCACCGCCAAACTGCTCTGGGGTGTTTATGCCCTGATGACGGTCGTGGAAGCTGCACTGCTCAAATTTGCCGGCGGAATGGACTGGTTCGATGCCTTCTGCCACGCCTTCGGCACCATGGCCACCGGCGGTTTCTCCACGCGTTCGGCCAGTGTCGGGGCCTATGATTCGGCAGTCATCGACACCATTATTACGATTTTCATGTTTCTGGCCGGGGTCAACTTTTCGCTGCACTACCACGCGCTTACCGGCAAACCGAAACGCTATTTCCAGGATCCGGAATTTCGCTTCTACACGTTTTTCCTGCTCGGATCGGTGCTGTTTCTGACCTTTAATATCTGGTCGCACGGCTGGGCGGATGGATCGTTCACGCGCTGCTTCCGCGATTCCGCCTTCACGGCCACGTCCGTCATCACAACAACCGGTTTCGGCACGGCTGATTTTGACCTCTGGCCGAATGCCAGCCGGCTGCTGCTGGTGGTGATGATGTTTATGGGCGGTTGCGCCGGATCGACCGGCGGCGGTATGAAAATTGTCCGCGTTTTCATCATGTTCAAAAAAATGCTGCGCGAATTGAAACTGTTCATGCGGCCTTCGGCGGTCATTCAGATGAAGCTGGGCGGAAAACCGGTAGAGCAGGAAATTATCTCCCACATTGCGGCCTTCTTCGCGATTTTTGTTTTTATCTTTGCTCTCGGATCCATTGTTATGACCTTTTTTACGCCGGACCTCGTGACGGCCTGTACTTCGGTGGTGGCCACGCTGGGCAATATCGGCCCCGGTCTGAATGCCGTCGGTGTCACGCAGAACTTTGCTGACATTCCGCCGCTCGGTCAGGCCATCCTGACCTTCTTCATGCTGCTCGGCCGTCTCGAGTTCTACACGGTGCTCATTCTGTTTCTGCCCAGCTACTGGAAAAAGTAAGCCGGCTTTTTGGGGATCAGCAAGTCGCCCGCCTGTAAGGGAATATTGCGGAACGACAGGCGGTTCGGGCCTTTCTTGACAATTCCTGAATACTTTATTACTTCACTCCTGTATTTGGATGGATAGATAAAGTCAGTCAAAGAAAGCAGGCGATGAAGATTCCTGAAATTATTTTCTGTAGTGCCGTATTCACGCTTGTTGCCACAGCGGGGTTCGCCGACGCTCCGGATTGGCAGAACAACTTTGACAACGTCGGATCATTTTATAACGGGGTTGCGGCCGCTGAAAAAGACGGCCGGTACGGGTTTGTCGACGAAAAGGGCCGCGAAATCATTCCGGTGGTCTATGAAAACCCGATGATGTTTTTCACCGACTTCATGCCGGCTCAAAAAGATGGAAAGTTCGGGCTCATTAATAAACGCAACGATGCGATGCTGCCTTTTGAATTCGATGAACTGGATATGCGGAACGTCCGGGCCATCCGCGTGAAAAAGGAAAATCGATGGGGCGTATTTGCAGGCGACGGTTCCGAGATTCTTCCGGTGGAATACGAAGCGGTCAAACCCGGCGCATTTGTCGGGGAGAATGACCGATATGCCGTCGTGGCCCGTGATTTTTATTGGGGCGTGGTCGACCGTTCCGGCGCATTTGTTGTTCCGCCGGAGTATGAAGAAATCGAGGCGTTCGATGCCAACGGGCTGGCGAGGGTGAAAAAGAACGGACGCTGGGGCATGGTCGATGAGCGGGGCCATGAAAAACTGCCGATGATTTATGCATCCATCAGCGGCTGGACCGGAAAATTCAATGTGGACGATCCGTTAAACACGGTACGAACGTTTTATCGGGTTTCACTGGGCCGCGGTCAGGCCGGTGCGGTCGATACGCAATTGAATAAAATCATTCCCGAAATCTATGCCGGCGTCGAACCGCTGAACGATCAGTATCTGCTGGTCTGCCTGCCGGTAACCGAACGCTTGGGATTGCTGCGCAACGAGGAGTTTAAATACGGCGTCTTTTCCTTTGCCGCAGGAAAGGTTTTTCTGGAGCCGCAGTTTCCGCGCGACAGTTTCGAAGTACAGGGTTCCTTCCTTTTTGTGCATGCGCCGGGTACGGCGGTTTACAGCGAAGCGGGTGAAATGATTATTCCGCCGCGGAAATACAGTCATATTAAGCTGGTGAAAAATCGTTTTTTCGAGGCCCGTGTTCCTCCGACCGACGGCGGCTGGGGCATGATTAATCTCTCCAATCCCGACCTGAGTGAAAAGATCGAAGAGGTGGTGCTGGATTCGAGGGGAACGGTTATCC is part of the Pontiella agarivorans genome and encodes:
- a CDS encoding DUF128 domain-containing protein produces the protein MEKRERKRLAILDVLSAGERPLGSARITDILVARGMEISDRTVRLYLQELDRRGLTENLGRRGRRITAAGMREADEARVLEHIGFLSGKIDTMAYRADFDPSTYTGNVVLNLSLVRPADITREHRRLIGRVFAKGYAMGKMMALFEPGETFGTTVIPEEMIGIGTVCSITLNGVLLRHGVPTVSRFGGLLELRNSHPTRFVEIISYDGTSIDPLEVFIRSGMADYIGAVTTGNGRIGASFREFPAESIETVHAVAARLEETGLGSLLCLGHPGQPIFGVPVGPQRAGAVIIGGLNPMSIFEETGLRIHSRALSGLCNFRRLFHYSEFRAQLDSL
- a CDS encoding glutamate synthase-related protein, with protein sequence MIHWLKNNDALGTTNRGVPCESGLCTLCRADCKGRCETWSSCLVGRKLLYPRDYPLTTAGSAHVTSVGVGYQSLRIQGYAYGANGLSEGLSHDPDDCVFPNVNVETEFGGEIKTRCRVPIMTGALGSTFIAAHYWDSFAVGAAICGFPIVVGENVVGVDRAATLENGRITSAPELDHRIKMFMRYYDGFGAIIVQMNVEDTRNGVAEYLAEKYGDKIILELKWGQGAKNIGGEIQVKSLEYAQFLKNRGYVVDPDPNDPTVQEAFKNHAVTAFARHSRLGSTDLDTPAQVQEDFMNSVAYLRKLGFKRISLKTGAYGMEGLAMAIRLAADCNLDLLTIDGAGGGTGMSPWNMMDHWGIPSLPLHAKAYEYCRMLEEQGVHVPDLSFAGGFAREDHVFKALALGAPYAKLVCMGRAPMIPGFLGSNIQGVFQPENREKLHGHWEDLPATVKAVGTYPEEIFAGWEEVKKKVGADEMKHIPFGAVAMYGYADKLACGLQQFMAGSRKFSLSEVAREDLMAANRETEAETGIPYMTDAQAPKAEQIIKGNF
- the trkA gene encoding Trk system potassium transporter TrkA, yielding MRIVIIGAGNAGRQLAKRLCDEKHSVVMIDQDARALASAEAGLDILTVCGPGSNPRVLEEAQVGKSDLLIAVTDNDEINILSCLFGHAAGVQGKIARVTNPDFLDTSSGYDLKKMGIDLVINQKQECAREVFNMLQMPGALEAFDLFAGKVMVAGFAINAMSPLLDRTPAECDRLDLIQSVRVIAIRRNNQLVVPHGNTVFMQNDVVYLVGKRADIANFFQWVQPDIEPFEKVIIAGGGDLGLMLAKCIENEVDTVLLEQDEERARFCSTELNKTLILRADALTESALEESGLHDKTAFVALTGDDEGNIMNCLMAQKQGASFTATQITRTDFIPVVESLYLVNRVVSPYISTANAILHWLRSKKVRAASLLHNLPGELLDVVVAANHKVDGMQIKDIKIPSTAIIATVMREGEVVTATGDLQLQAEDRVLIFCHPDAVKKIQSIFL
- a CDS encoding TrkH family potassium uptake protein, with the protein product MNKRAVFHLVSYMTLVIGVAMILCAGISLAYQEPLDVQLDLIYSGVIAIVCASVVGFFTRGEINLSRRDGFGIVTFGWISATIFGSLPYIFSDVIHHPVAAMFETMSGFTTTGASVLSNLEEIPRGIHFWRALTHWFGGMGVLVLCVAILPFLGVGGMQIYRAEMPGPSKDRLTPRIATTAKLLWGVYALMTVVEAALLKFAGGMDWFDAFCHAFGTMATGGFSTRSASVGAYDSAVIDTIITIFMFLAGVNFSLHYHALTGKPKRYFQDPEFRFYTFFLLGSVLFLTFNIWSHGWADGSFTRCFRDSAFTATSVITTTGFGTADFDLWPNASRLLLVVMMFMGGCAGSTGGGMKIVRVFIMFKKMLRELKLFMRPSAVIQMKLGGKPVEQEIISHIAAFFAIFVFIFALGSIVMTFFTPDLVTACTSVVATLGNIGPGLNAVGVTQNFADIPPLGQAILTFFMLLGRLEFYTVLILFLPSYWKK
- a CDS encoding WG repeat-containing protein encodes the protein MKIPEIIFCSAVFTLVATAGFADAPDWQNNFDNVGSFYNGVAAAEKDGRYGFVDEKGREIIPVVYENPMMFFTDFMPAQKDGKFGLINKRNDAMLPFEFDELDMRNVRAIRVKKENRWGVFAGDGSEILPVEYEAVKPGAFVGENDRYAVVARDFYWGVVDRSGAFVVPPEYEEIEAFDANGLARVKKNGRWGMVDERGHEKLPMIYASISGWTGKFNVDDPLNTVRTFYRVSLGRGQAGAVDTQLNKIIPEIYAGVEPLNDQYLLVCLPVTERLGLLRNEEFKYGVFSFAAGKVFLEPQFPRDSFEVQGSFLFVHAPGTAVYSEAGEMIIPPRKYSHIKLVKNRFFEARVPPTDGGWGMINLSNPDLSEKIEEVVLDSRGTVIHSTKSGVKNAAEYEAYLALKKEAR